One Perca flavescens isolate YP-PL-M2 chromosome 16, PFLA_1.0, whole genome shotgun sequence genomic window, gtaattgtaaatcatacaatgtcacagaaaaaaaaatacttgtaaccgtaatactgttttttttttgccatacagcattattttgtgattaattacatcccactttttatcacagtaatacaacagcgaccttatctattttgtaagTTCAATATTGATACCAGCTTAAccttactacaatgtgctaacgtttggtgctaaagctttgtgggtaacattatgaggttacaacatcgttcaacacgctaatagttatttttagtatgactgtttcgaccacagctaacaggactgagctaacccacgaataacttcactagtaacgttaacgttagctgtatagatagacgattaatataatgctaatttagccagctagcacaccccggtctgtctgcctcactcccccggcgcagagagactcagtcggtatgacagctgacaacagccccggtacatatagctagctagttagttactgttagcccccagtcagctatcagccacctactttcattacagcaacccccccggccagaacttatctccagtgcctggtgcttacgacgctaacggcagtttaattaaacgtcgggaaactatatcagacccagcaccgagtcacaacagtggcaacatccatagcggtagctacatgtccgtagcgctaccggtgtatgtgccgaaaatctcctccctgccaaaTTTCTCCCCCCTACGCGTTTAGCTGTATTTACGCCGTTAGCTAAATCAatccgacaaaaggtgggttaagcaccaaaacgaaaagttaagattactgaaaagtgaaggggagatcattccgggcagctgggagatgttctgctgctgcacaacaggcaccgaacgtcctggctcgctgtCGCAGAGATTcccccgacaatccccacccacacccgtctctcagcctcgtttagtagtagtagtagctagccagcgttacaacaaaccccgtccgccccggtgttgaaaccatccaaaaggtgacattgatatgtgaaatattttgtcgtttagctgctggctagtgttagcttgctggctcactagctaactggtcagctacaaataaaaatctaatcaagaaaacgtaattatgttggggaaattgcagctattttattacaataacatgaataaacgtaatgtgaataaacttgaatgggtaaactcgtccgtgaactgatgcattctaactgGCAGCAAAGGTGtttaaccaagggggtaagcttcgcttcagaacgcgaacctccgatggcgccattttgttgctacaaaggtatcacctcttgttagcattccactgaccgccattttttttttacgtcacttgactgcgaataactttgcatctgaagcgtttaaagactatatttgtccgttgtttaattctaaagaaacacgacaatgtataaaaggctccattaccttgtacctcgtAAAAATacgctaacgattgtgtcataaccaagtgacttactgtcgcacagtagaggaattaccgtatagtacaggagaagctcgcaggcagttttgacttacattagctgtttaggtttaattacgaatgttaactagcatgttagttagcaataattagcctgtgcttatgttgctcacgtcacatttacgttgtctctgtcagttggaagCTGCGCAGTAAGGGATGAGATCAcaggaaaagtgcttctaatagccttcactggtctccgtccagagcaacggggtctattggtccattatatttatgtcaatgtgtttaacactaaaaactcccatgattccacgcaacttcccaacgtcatcaaaagtccagttttaccgtccattgttttggttgagagacccctagcggcagaaagttacatattgtacgtttaaaggtcccatggcatgaacatttcactttatgaggttttttaacattaatatgcgtccgtcccccccaacctgcctatggtcccccagtggcttgaaatggcgataaatgtaaaccgagccctgggtatcctgctctgcctttaagaaaatgaaagctcagatgggccgatctggaatcttctccttatgaggtcataaggagcaaggttacctcccctttctctgctttgcccgcccagagaatttggcccacccatgagagagagagagacatcatggctttcaaacgagcaaagtggcagttggtcaaggcaagctcattgtgggactggctctagtggctgtaattctgcaccaaagctgaatttcgggaaagagacttcagatacattattaggggaccactaaggtctatataaaagcatccaaagagcaccatgtcataggacctttaaatgtcTTTCATTGTGAAGCACTTCCTAACTACACATTGATATATAGTCATTGGAATGCACTTTTCAATCAAATTTAGCCCCACACACCTATGGTTTCCATGTAAATATCCAAAACCATGCTTACTGGGACGTTGTGCACAGTGAAAACCAACTGAAAACAGCGTTAACTCTCTGAAGAGGCAATAACTAATCTACAGTATCACAGCTGTAAATCAGAGAGGTAAAAGGGACTCCAATTTAACACTTGGCTTTTGTTAAACAAAATAAGATCCAGGGGAGTGAATTTGGAGCAAGAATTGCTGACGGACAGAAATAAATATTCCACGTTTCATTTTTAATGGCATATTTTAATCCACTCTCAACTGAACACCACCTCACTTTCCCTGCTTACACATGTCTAACTTGCTATGAAAAATGACTTGGTTGACTTGGTGCTCGCTGTGCCGTGGAACATGATCTCCCAGACCGAAGTACGTTTCATTGTTCACCTTCAGTTTGCCTGAGTGACTGTGCTCTCTTTGGTTGGGGATTTTTGGCACAGCAAAGCGATCAGTTTGGTCACTGAATAATGCCACAATGCTCAAGTTTCTGACGACTTTGTTTGGACATTTGGCACGAACAGGGCCTTTCCTCTGTAACTAaacctccctccctgtctgatACTTTCCAGCTCTTGTACTCTACACTCGCTCCTCTGAACTATAGCTTTGTATTTAATTATGTTGTTTTCCTCGGTCACTCGCTCATTCTGTTTGATTAGCTGGCTTCTACAGCACCAGAGCATCCACCCTTTGAGCAGGTGAGCTTGGCAGCTATCTATTCAAATGTTAACTTGGCACAGGccacacacatttttcatttgtaCCATTTCCCATCGAGCCAAAGTGACAGAACTGCATTCCACCGCCTGCACTATATGGGCCATAAAAACTACAAGTCAGCTGTAAAAAGAATAAACCTGATGCAGGTTCCCTAACATGAGGGCAATGCAGAGGTTTAAGAGTCGTGATCTTAGACgtgaattttattttgttggtcTCTTTAAGCACGTTTCCTTGGTTGTATCTGAGATTGGATGAAAGCTGCAGGGCTTCCGTTGAAACTACACGTGTGTTTACTTAAACGTCACACATACCAACCATTTCAACCTGACGACAAACAACACACTGTATATTGAGATTACTAATTCGCAGAATTCCTCGTACCTTTATTTTTTCTCCGTGCTTGACGAACTCTTCGACACCGTCTTGTTGTGTGTTTACAAGCTGCGGCAACCAACAGTGAATATGTTCTTTGCGTCCCTGCTGGCGTGCAGCTCTGGTGTTGCCCAAGGCGGAGCAGCTCCTGCAGGCCAGCGTCCAGCCCTACATCAGCTCCATCCTGGAGGCCCTGATGGAGCCCACCAGCCGAGGCTTCTCCGAGGTCCGGGACGTTTTCTTCAAGGAGATGGTGGACATCAGCAAGAACTCGCTCAACGGAGCTGGCAAAGACAAACTGGGAGACGTGAGTCGtgttcccccctccccctttctgTCCGCATGTGtggaacagccaataggaactctctttctctctgatatgccctgtgattggccaaagtgtCTGGTCCCAGGCTAGATTTTCCAAAGCCTATAAACCGAGCCAAGAGTAGGTGCAGAAGTCAACGTTTCTCTCAGaacacttgaattacaatatgctgaaagattattatggattttttttttgcctgacaACGCCAAAATATTCGGAATACCCTAGCTTTAAAGCTGCCAGTTCGTAGAGCTTTACACATTGCAGGAACAGGTACAAAGCCGAGTTACCCAGCTCTAATTGTGTTCAAAGTACTTCATATGAGACTTAAAATTatatttgtaaaagaaaaaagtggcAGGAGCGCTTCTGGTATCCGTTTAACCACCTCATGCTCATGGAAGGGAATAAAGTACACGGAAAGGAGGAAGAATTatgaattaaaaagtcataaaaaaaaaaacatgtccagGCACTCAAGGTTGGttacaaaaagtgataaaaggccTTTATATGTTAAATGTTCCTCAACCTGAGGAAGGCTGAAGCCGATATGCGTTGGTGTATTTTCAATGTCTTGTCCCGTTGCTTTTTGTAACCAACCTTGAGTGCCTGgacatggttttttttttaattactttttagtCCTAGTTCTTCCTCCTTTCCTTGGACTTAAATTTAGTCAGAGAATATGGTTAATGTGTTAATGTGAAGAGTGTTGCCGGACATTTTGGTTATAAAAAAATTATGAGAGTTTTCTCAGTTGCCCTCTGTGACCTGAACAATCAGCTCAACCTCCTtctctgttttggtcttaatTCTCCTTGTAAAATGCTTGTACCACCTTGATCACCGTAAccctcctttttctctttctctctgggtCTCCCTCGCCCACCCACCTAGCACATGGAGAGGCTGTCCATGCTCGCCTTCCACCCGGTGAAGATGCAGAGCTGCTATGAGAAGGTGGAGCAGCTCAATCTGGAGGGGCTGCAGCAGAGGTTCGACGTGGCCAGCCCCTCGGTGTTCATCAGCAGGGCTCAGATCCTCATGAGGGAGGTAAGGTGCTACAGCAGCAGTTTGCTCCGGTACAATACAAAGAATTAGCACGTAGCAAAGCAGTGTGAGGAGGAGGCCTGAAAACACTCCCTAGTTCCTTGTGAGACAACGTGCAACCTGTCCTGCCTGTGGGGAAGTCTCTACTTCCACCTGCTGGACAAAAAGAGAGTACAACAATTTGTAAAGATGAACAGTTGAGAGCACCGGCATCAATCTGTTTCCTGCGCTACTATAGAACTCCTAACTCGTGTTTTTCTGACAGCAAATGGACAATGCGGTGTACACATTcatgcagctgctgcagcagtcTTTAGAGACCCAGGGAGAAGATGACATGTGCAAGACCATGCAGCGATGCCAGGACAGAGTTCTCAAGGTAAACGGAGAGGTGGTTTAGTACACAAACCGTAAGTAAAAGACAGTAACCCTGTCAATAGTTTTCACTAATTTAGCTGCAGCACGTTACAGAATAAAGAATAATACTATAAAAACAGACTTTTAGGATCAGTTTACCATCAAATCCCCTACAAAAAAAACCCATATTTCTCAGTTTCAGCATAAGCCAGTCCTGGCTGAgatgaatgatgaatgaatataccgaagtgtttttttttttttttttttttttaagtcagacAGTATCTGGATACACTGTATATTTAATTAATCTCCAGAGGGACTCTGGGGTTTCAGCAGAAGCAGTAGGAAACGTTGGaagatgtggaaaaaaagaaatgagtaGAAAAGACATTATTAGTCATTGAGCTCTCCGTGTGTTTCTGGTCTTTCCCCGTCAGAAATATGATTATGACAGCAGCACAGTGCGCAAGAAGTTCTTCAGAGAGAGTCTCCTGCAGATCATCATCCCATACATGCTGCAGCAGCTCTCGCCATCCTGCTCGCCTGTGAGTAGCACCCAACACAGCCTCAAATCACCTTCTCACGCTGACTGcttttatatctatctatctatctatctatctatctatctatctatctatctatctatctatctatctatctatctatctatctatctatctatcattacAGTATACAATATTTCATTACAGTATTCTGACTCTCTCCCCCTTTTTAAGGCTGACTGTACTCTGAATTTAAGACCCAACTTTGGCTGCTTAGCTCCAGAAACTATAGCCATAAGTAAAAATTAAACGTTTGGGAAGAAAATTATAAATGTATATGTCACTGGCTTGCTATATAGTTTACAGTACCCATACGGCTCGTCCTGCGCCAAACCGGTACCAGAAATTCACAAGAGAAAGTAAAGCTACTAAGAAGAGCTGAACAAGAAACATAAGCCAAGAGAAAATTCggagcaaaaaacaaacaaaaatgtgcaaCAGCTGATTTCAAGACCGCACTTTTGTTTGCACCAATCTTGTTTCTAATTTACAGTTCAAGGACTTTTTGAGTCATAATTGGTAACCTACTCTGTGTTTTCAGCCCTAAATTGCTAAATTGACATAGTACTCTCCGATTTCCTCAGCAGGTTGAAAACTTATTTTGACgcttttttaaagtgctcatattatgctcattttcaggttcataattgtattaagaggttatatcagaataggtttacatggtttaattttcaaaaacaccatatttgtgttgagctgcacattgctgcagctcctcttttcaccctgtgtgttgagctctccgttttagctacagagtgaggcatctcacttctgttccatctttgttgggagtcgcacatgcacagtaagtactgctagccagtcagttgcagagtatgagggcgtgccctgacagtagctaggtaaggactactagccagtcagaagcagagtatgagggcgtgccacgctagcagctaggcgagcattataacgtgtgttccaaagtgaccacgtttgtctctgaagtaaaggctggactacaatagagctgtttggagcagttggtgaacagtgttttctgttggagatggtaagtccctttgggggggactttgggcttttttactttgtaacatgcacaaaaaagatatataacacgataaataaaaagggaaaagccaaaaagcataatatgagcactttaattatggtcaataaacctaatttagaTAAccttatacctaatttttgagttaaagaaaccctgaaattatgaattattttgactaatagttcaGATCAGACGATgctgagtggatcacagactggtatgtcaaagtttagtcaggatactgttttgaaaccatttaaactttttttttttttttaatgctataaaatgtaataacaaacacccaaaattcaatgaaagtaagaattccacccccctcccccctctcccctctccccaaCCCCAGGAGCTGCCTCGCTTTGAAGAGCTCATCTTCGAGGACTTCTCCCGTTTCCTATTGGTGGAAAACCTGTTCGAGGAGGTGGTGCTGCAGTCTGTCTCCAAGGACATAATGATGGGTGAgggccaaaaaaaataaaaaacaagattTAGAAATGATTTGACGAAATAGCAGTGgtgtggtggaatttccagcttaCGAACTCGTGCTATGTAAGTTGGGAGCGTGGTAGCCCAGGTCTCATACAGGTCAGTGTCCAGCATGAGCTCATAACCTTTCCAGGCAGAGGAGTACTTAGAGCTGTGTGCCTCCATAGATTCAAGGAATCTAGGCAGCTGCATGATAAGGGAATGTTCTGTTTCAGGACTGTCTACTTTTGGAGGTCGGTGGGAGTGCCACACGTTTGCctacttcccagagagagagagagagagagagagataggttGAACTAGGCTTCAGCATCTGTGTTTTAGGCGCCTGCGATATCTTTGTTTGCACTGAAGGTTCAGCTAACGCCTCCAGCgtgagtttaaatacaccttcaggaagacaggaacttcagagagttgggatGGTGCCTACACTGTACTTTGTAATCCTAAACTCTCCTCAATTGGAAATTCATGAAATGCTCCTGTGTAATTCatcaaagtagggctgggcaatatatcgatattatatcgatatcgtgatatgacactagatatcgtcttagattttggatattgtaatatcgtgatatgacataagtgttgtcttttcctggttttaaaggctgcattacagtaaagtgatgtacttttctgaacttaccagactgttctagctgttctattatttgcctttacccacttagacattatgtccacattactgatgattatttatctgaaatgtaagtgtgaagatattttgttaaagccccaATTGTCAAGCCTagaatatcgtcgcaatatcgatatcgaggtatttggtcaagaatatcgtgatatctgatttactccccatcgcccagctctacatcAAAGTCTCCCGAAGATTCTTCACGTATTGTGCAGTCCCCCCAGAAAAACGTGAtcatgcgatcgcataattcaatgcataatcagccaaagtccgcatatcgatgcgggggccgcattttttttcaaatacgccgcactttcgccgcaaaAATTTCCAATTCCCGCGcgaaatatgcggggcttgcatgatttcataatccccgcattttcgttgcaaaaaaagaaaaatgttgcgtttacttcacacaagagcagccattttcccctgctACCATGGGAACGTtgtgaagtgacgtaattacgcgacgtgaacctAGGTTCATGTCGTCAGgaagtttttgcaagttcccgcaattttatcgcataaaattgcataaatatcccgcacattctatcgcattttttaagaaaacgtgccgcataatcaaggatgtttgcccgcaacaatcacaaacaaaactccgcatttttctaGAAGGACTGATTGTGAAATGAGATGTGCCGCTCCGGACTTTTCCCCCCATAACAAGTGatattgttttctttctttgtccaGCTGTGAAGGACGCAGCTCTCCAAAGGAGACACAATCTGTACAGGGACAGCATGATTCTGACCAACAGCGACCCCAACCTGCACCTGCTCGGAGAAAACCCTCAGGTGGACTGGGCTGCTAGATTTGGCGGCGGCGGCGACGAGCCAGAGGGCTCGGTCGGCGGGGGCAGAGTCGAAGGAGGGGGTTCTGGGAGCAGACGCAGGCAGGTGGTGTCCATGATCCAGCTGGACGGGGGGCCTCTGCCCTTCGAGTCCTGCCTGGAGGTCCCGGGTGTGGAGCTGATCCCAGAGGAGGATGACGAGATGCTCGAGGAGGAACAGGGCCCGCCTGGGGGACCCAAGTCTCCCGACAGCGTGGACGGAATCAGAGACCTGATCAATCCGGTGGTGGAGCTGGTGCTTCCCGTGTCGCGGGAGAGCCGGAGCGACGCGAGCAACGGGACGGAGCCCACCACGGGCACCGCCGCCATGCAGGACGGGCTGCAGGAGCACGTGACGCACGTCACCACCACGGTGGAGGACTTCCCCAGGAAATCTCTGCGGGACAAGACGTCCCCGCAGACGATCCTGCAGAAGCTGGTAGGAAGCAGGAAGCAGGAAGCCGACGAGTTGCGTCAGGAGGAAGCAGCCATCGAGAACGCCATCGAGGAAATAGAGACAGCGGTGCAGGAAGACGAGGGGAAACGGACCGCCGAGGTCTCCGCTGCAGGTTTAGACGACGAGCCGTCACCGCGGCAACCGCCGGCTTCAGACTTCAGCTCGCGTCACGACCGCGGCTTCCAGTCACAGAGCAACGAGGGGCTGGACGAGCCGCAGCCGATCACAAACGGTCTGAACGGAGAGGACGAGGTGGTCGACCCGGTAGAAGTGGAAGTGGTTTTAGCATAGGAAGAAGTCCTCTGGCCAGAACTCTGAAAGTGGAGAAAACCTTGGAGAGAAACCAGCAGAGTGCATCACAAGAAGTGGGGCGAATAAGGCGCGTATTTAAAGGTTTCATTCAAAGTGTATTGTCGTTGATAACGCAGACTCCAAAACCCAACagtcccacccccccccccccaaggcTTTTTTCTTTGGTGATTGGTTCCTTTCTATCCAGCTTAGTGAATCTCAATGCAAAGTGTATTCGTATTTTGTGTAGGACATGTGATTTAAAACACATCTGCTCCTTTATGCTATGCTTAAGGCTGAAGGTCCATCACAAGGATCGGGGATTTTAAAGTGATAATCCACTTTTTAAACCTTACAAAATAAGGGAGGAACTCTAAACAACAACTaagttattcatttttaaacatttttttttcccctttgtaTTGCTTTAATGATACTTAGAGCTGAACACAGCCTCTACCTGGGCAGCAGGGGGTGCTACAAGCAACATTTAGATCGTGTAAGGGGATTTCTATGTGTATTTTAACTACTAATTTCTGAAATATCGGtatctatttttgtaaaatgtaattttttttttttttttttttttttttttttaaaatggagtTTGTTTACTTTGAAAGTTTTCATGTATAATGTGTAATGGCCTTTACGTTTCAACGCTAGATATTTAGGACAATCTGTCAGGAATGATTTGCACTTCCGCTGTGATTTGATAAGtgagatgtattttttttttcttgtcactTGGCTCGTGGGTGTAGATGACCAAGATACAGTAAATAATGTCTCTTTGTGATTACATGAACGATTCTTAATGTCAGCTTCTGTTTCCCCAAATATCACCGATGAATGTTTTACAACTTCACGTTAACTACACTGAGTCAAACGTGGCAATTTTCTATTTGACGACAATCGTTTCTAACTTAATTCAAATTTTGggtgaaacttttttttaaatttcatgtCATTTGGATGAAGtgacttttactcaagttttATTTCCTTATCTGTGTAAAATTAATAGTATAGAATAATATAACGGAGGTGCACGGTAAATATGGACATTTTTGGTAGGGCTTTACAAAATTTCCTGATAAGTGTCCCGGAAATAACGGTTGAATTTTGTACTACGCATAGGGAAATTAGATAGAAAGATTTTAATTATGTTGAATATAGCTGACAAACTTTACATAACAGGAAATAAACTGAGAAAGTAAAAGCAACAGAGGAGGGAAAGTGTTGTATATACAGAGTACATAGAGGTACTAGAAGTCATTTTAGgtaaataaaaaggacaaacataatttgaagtcttcatttttattataataattagtaCCAAATTACATAGTCCTTTCCAGGACTTCTTCATTTTGATTTTTCATTATTTCGCAGTTGAATATCAGTTTCTTTCCAGGGAGTTAAGGGAAACTTTGAAGTGTCAccacattgtttttgttgtcagCGTCATGCGCTCTAATGGGTGAATTAGTTTCACTTTTGTGCATCAACACACCAAAATGCAATCTGATGTTAAATGCTGAGAGGAGAGCTGCAATTCCTCCTCTTGAGTCAATGTCCTGTTGTGAAATGGCCTACTGCCACCGTATCCAAAGCACATTTTGAGTTTTCTGCCTTTAGATTCAGACCCATTACTTCCAATGGAGGACCACTGGCCGTCACcctctcctttttatttattataaaaaccTGTATGTTTGGTGTGAGCAGCTCAACTTTTATATAAGAAATGGATGAATAAAACAATGTCATCAACTTTATTCTTTAACTTTTGTCGACCAAGTTCTTGTGAGACGAAACCATCACGAAGAAAATGATTGATATTTTAACGGTTAATCTCAAGTCGTCGAGACATATTTGAACACGTTTCTATATGAATCTGTTGTAAAACTAGTAAAAAATACTCCATATTAAAAAGGAAAGAGCATACTTGTTGAaatacaacagaaaacacatctgaaatgtCAGTTGCGAGGCTCTTTTCTCTGCAGGTTCGTCGTTTGTCAATGATTAACCACAGAACCACATGATCAGCTCTCACTGTCCCCTGGTATACGTACGTGTGAGAATAGGACTGATCTGTTAGCGAGCCAAGATTAGAGAAGTTAACAAGCTACAATCATATGATTCAGTTCCTGAATCTGAGCTCTGTCTTATGACATCTGACTGTAAGTCTTAGCTCCATGTGGGAGTCAGATTTTAGATTTCACTCCAAAACACGGCAAACAAAAATCTGTTTTCAAAACTACTTACTTAATcagtcaaaaacacaaaaaggtcTTTAGGGTGAGTTCCACTTTAAAGCTACTGTACAGTGACAGTGTCTTATCAACTAAGCCAGAGctctactttttatgacattaaaCATTTTGATCACCGGTAGTGTCACAACACCTTGAATG contains:
- the niban2a gene encoding protein Niban 2a; translation: MGDVVSSHLDESRQEMITARTRDVMKEFSDVFEQQYSVALFNSVRFEIEGGGGTQSQLLHRKDALAGRSIFSGSLFQYLEENRKWRNRFVSVPNSYTISLYESKTAHERGLQPKVTINCAGYKALTSMEEYTELINTSLPGIKAKAGSSPFIKCASQFPLILWHPYARHHYFCVMTEKEQNKWHAVLQDCVRHRNNGLPEDCTVQTPAFTDAVRLHRQAKGHYGTWDMMCGTPPQILANLVMETLQPELRSAIGPRLKGKLQQRQRDWMLISDAVYRQVLSQTTGQYDALVEGCEAQRAPLDARLRTDMDQIITSKEHVSSKIRALVLPKAEQLLQASVQPYISSILEALMEPTSRGFSEVRDVFFKEMVDISKNSLNGAGKDKLGDHMERLSMLAFHPVKMQSCYEKVEQLNLEGLQQRFDVASPSVFISRAQILMREQMDNAVYTFMQLLQQSLETQGEDDMCKTMQRCQDRVLKKYDYDSSTVRKKFFRESLLQIIIPYMLQQLSPSCSPELPRFEELIFEDFSRFLLVENLFEEVVLQSVSKDIMMAVKDAALQRRHNLYRDSMILTNSDPNLHLLGENPQVDWAARFGGGGDEPEGSVGGGRVEGGGSGSRRRQVVSMIQLDGGPLPFESCLEVPGVELIPEEDDEMLEEEQGPPGGPKSPDSVDGIRDLINPVVELVLPVSRESRSDASNGTEPTTGTAAMQDGLQEHVTHVTTTVEDFPRKSLRDKTSPQTILQKLVGSRKQEADELRQEEAAIENAIEEIETAVQEDEGKRTAEVSAAGLDDEPSPRQPPASDFSSRHDRGFQSQSNEGLDEPQPITNGLNGEDEVVDPVEVEVVLA